The DNA window CCCATCATGATGGAACCACTGCAGGAAGAAGAGGATTCAAGGTGAACTGAGGAAACGTTTCTTATTACAGTAGAGATGTAGAAATGTGTATTTAGTCAAACATTTAGCTTCTTAAACTAAAGCTTATTAAATTCTGAGAAGTAGCATGAGAAGATTGATACAAAGCTTGAATCAGCTGATTAGCAAAGCTCAGTGTTAAGACTGGAACCAGTAATGGGAAACTCTGCAAACTAGTACTGTGGGTTCAGAAACCATGCAAAAATATGGCCCAGGTAGTAGGTAGAGGACATCTGCTCTGCTTTAGTTCCTTTATGAGTAACAAAAGTGTAACAATATCCAAACAACTTCTTACTCCATCCATCTCCATCCTTGCTGTCACTGCTTTACTCTGGTTCTGTGGTTGTAGTTCAGAGATGATGGAGCTGACAACAGCTGAGGGTCTGAAGATTCGTCTCTGCAGGGGAAACATTCAGGACCAGACTGTGAGTACTGACCCTGCTGTGAATTTTAAAACCTTAAACTTTAATGGCCACTAACTGATCAGGAAAATGTTGCTCGTCCAGCTAGATTTGGTAAAAGTAGAACAGGAAGTGAGTCTGAAAACTAAGATGGATGTTAATCTATAATTAACAGGTTAACTTGTCCCTTCGGTTTCAGTCCTGACCTTATGTACACTGTCCTGATTTGTTTTCCAGACCGATGTGATCGTCAACACCATTGGAGACAACATGAACCTGAATCAGGGAGCTGTCTCCAAAGCGCTGCTGCAGGCAGCTGGACCCAACCTGCAGTCAGCTGTTAACTCTGAAGCCAAAGCTCCTGTGCTGCAGCACGGTGACGTCGTCATCACCAAAGGCTTCGAGCTGTCGTGTCAGAAAGTCTTCCACAGTGTTTGTCCTGCTTGGGACAACGGAGAAGGTGCAGCAGAGGAGGTGAGAGGTTGAATTTAGTGATGGTGTTATCAAGTCGTTTCGGCCTCAGGTTCGTTTACACATCCTGGATCCTGGATAATGGACCCAGACCACATGTTCAAGTTTGAATGTGAAGCTGATATTGGATGTCTGTTAGTGAAATGCATCTTGGGAATCaaatttacttttactcttcagtttttatttggaCTATAACTATAATTTGACACAGCATCAGTCCAGTCTCACCTGTTCCCTTTGCTTCTTCTTTTCGTGGCAGGTGTTAATACGCATCATCAGGTTTTGTCTGGAGCAGGCTGAGAAGTTCGAGCTGGCGTCACTGTCCATCCCGGCCATCGGGACGGGAAACCTGCACTTCCCCAGAGACCTGGTGTCCAGAGTCCTGCTGAATGAGATCCACTCCTACAGCCACAGAAGAACTCCTTTCCATCTGAGAGAGGTTCTCATTGTCGTTCACCCCAGCGACAGCCCAACTGTGGACGTAGGTTTCATTCTTTCCTCAGATATGCTCAAACTttccatgtgtgtttgctgttttcttcacttttgtataataaatgcagcattttagtCTTTTTGACAACACAAGGAAACAGAACATGTTATGTTGGGGAACATGGAAGAAGAATATGAGGAATAAAGTGCATCTCTAGTTTCGTTGCTGGCtccatttttattacattaaattcTAAATCAATTCATTCAAAAAGTatgatatacaatatataaacatatataaacatgtACAGACATTTGCTCACAACATAAAATCCCCTGTATTGACACAATGGCCGCATATCGTTTGTCAGTGTTTCAGCAGGGAGTTCAAACGTCAGGCTGTTAAGAGGAAAATCCGTCGTAAATCTGCCAGAAAATCTAATTTGTTCTCAGGTGAGTCCCAAGTCTTTCATTCATACCTTGATTCAgacctttttaaaaatcaaatgatgtaaattatattttctgttgGTAGCTAGTGTCTTTACACACAGACTGATGAGCTTCAGTAAGGTTTTAAAGTTTGTTCAGACAGAGCAGAAGCAAACGTTTGCCTGCATCTTCCCATTAACTTCATGTTGTGACTGAACATGGATTcaaagacagaacagtgatgGTGTTTTTAAAGACCACAGAAACTTTTAGAGATTAAGTCTCGATGGCTCCGCACAATGAGAACAACAGAACtaaagaaagtaagaaagtTTGTGTTCGATCTTAAGGAATTTCCATAATAATCAAATTTTAAGACCATGATGCATCCATTTAATTCGCTGGAAATTACCGTGGTACAAGTATAAGAGTGTGTCATTAGCATAAAGAGGCAGCATTCATAGTCCTGAACAGATTCAGATGTTTTACCATATACTGTAATAGAACGGTTTTGTCTCTTGTTTCAGGgctctcttctttttttgcGGGACTTCGGGGTCGCCTGTCCAACACTGCTGACCCTGCTCTGGAGAGGAAGGACTCTGACTGTGCCGTGTTGGACATGTGTGCTGACAATGAAAAGGTTAACATGACGTGTTTCAGCTCAATGTGTGGTACAAACAAAGGTCAAATGAGAAAAGTAACCAgagttttaataaatattttatgtatttgtgacTGTCACAGGAAATAGTTTAATTAATAGTTTGATTAAAAGTTCACACTGCAGTTACTGAATCATCACCCTAAACCAGAGAGGTTTAGGGTGATGATGTGAACATGGGAAGTGTCTTAATGACATTATTAAAATGCTACAGTGCTTGTAAGTAACCAAAGTCCACCACCCCTTGCATCTGCAGAACCTGAGCCAGGCCAAGAGAAGGATTACAGATCTGATTTGTGACTGAGCAGGTGAAGAGGATCACCGCAGACCCGTACATAAGTCACTGCTGCAGGCTGAcgtgcagcagcaggagcagatgATGACTGACTGAATGTTCACCTGCTGATTCCTGCATTCACGATCAGGACTGTGATTATTTAGACTTAACTCTGCAACAACAGATGATTCCTGAGGGCTTctgcaaatatttcacataaTCCTACATTCAGCTTATTTTAACCCTGGTGATTTCAGTGTGTTCATTTTTAGTAGTCATTTACAAATATGCTGTTGTTTTACTTGTTGCATCTCAAAGTGTAGTGATGGAAATTATGGCTCCGGCTCTTGTTCCGTTCAGAATAATGACTCATCTAATTCCTTTTTTTGTTAGGGGTGGACGTTTCTACGTTCTATGCAAATAATTCACCAAAAAACAACAGGTTGAAGCAGAATTTGTAGGTGTATctcattaaaagttaaatatctCATCAAATTAACTCATTTTTACATGTGTAGACTTGGTTTAGCTTCACTAAATGAATCTTCCTGTGATCTGCTTAATAAACATCACACGTGTCCAGTTTtagatctctctctctgcacagagcGGACAGGAGGATGAAGGCATCAGTTGCATCACGTTTGAGTTGAGTTATTCTTCAGTTCTCACTAACATCACTCCAGCTCTTCAGTCACTGTTAAGCCCGGTACGAGGGGTCAGTCTAATAATCTGTAACTTCTAGCTCTAGTGGCTCATTCTCACTGTTCTAACACAGAGGAGACGAGTGACATTGAAATTAATGCACAGTGTTAAAAACATTACCTAACACTCGGATCCCTTTGTTCGTATCAAAGAGCCGTTCAAACAAACCAGATAATTTGTGAATGTAACATCACtatcagagaaacatttcatcagttttacatctttcatttcatttccagaATATATTAGAAATAATTTCTTCTCACCTCAGCATTGTTATTGTACGACTAATTatcattttgtgtgtctgttttaatgttagttgtttttttcagtgactgtaatAAACTATGTGAACACCTGCTGTTGAACTGTTTCCTTTTGCCAACATGTCATTTAACCTGAAACCACGTGAACCTGTCAGACaataattaaagtgtttaatcAGCCTTCTTCATAAGAGTAATAATCAGTTTAATTGATCTGTATTTGAATTTTATCATTTTCCTAATCATCCAGTCTTTTGGTGAAACTTCTCTTTATTGTGAAAgcataaaacatttgattatttttgatTGCAGATAGTTTAGTGACACTAAACTTTCAACTTGATATGAACAATCTGAGGCTaaaactgtgtctgtggttCTGGAAGCAAAAgttctgttcatgttttctcttaAATAATCTTAAATGAACATGAAGTTCTGTTAAGTacaaaggtaaaaataaatcccTGGTAAATGCTTTTATCCAGTCGACTTACACATATTAAACACACATCAGGAGCAACCTGAGGTTCACACGTGGACCATAAGAGACAGGGATCGAACCAGTGACCTTCCCACCAGAGTCAAAGTCTCTGTTGTTGGCTGTAATATGGTCAGTTTTGAGTGTGTAAAACACACTTGCTCCAGAATGCCGTAAAGATCTTGAGATTTCACAGATTTAACAAACCTTGTGCCAGATGCAGTAAAGCAGCACCAGAGCATAACCAaacctcctccatgtttcacagtaggtacagtgtaccTTTATTTGTATGCTTAATTTTTGAGTCTGTGAACATAAAGAAGCTGTGACTCGCCAAAaggttccagttttgtctcatctgttcaAAGGATGTTCTCCCAGAACCTTGGTGGTTTGTCAATGTGCGATTTTTTTATGATAtgctttcatcagtggagtccatTGAGTCCACTTTGACTCAAACATTGAttgatggtgtgatctgactctgatgtaccttgaccttgaaTTTTACCTCTAATCTAAATGTGGAGCTTAAACTTCTGAGTAAGttctttagctttctgtggtccatgttcagtttGGTACACAtcatgataccaaacagcacagtgaccacatttcaccctttaaatagtcAGACTGACTGATTCCAAGTGTGAAGAAACatgtgaagctaattacaggacacactttagtttaacatgtctcTATGGTCTTTAatatcttttcattttctttttgtccaggccaaaaggagtacatttttatttattattacttttggcatttttaacttattttaatgacctttgtgggtttttctttatttaacagaGTGGTACCAACACTCTTTTCTACTTGTGTACCTGTAAATGACTCTGGCATGAGGACAGGAGGAGCCGAGGATCGAACCACAGCTGCACCGGTTCGGTGTTTCTATTATATGATCATTTGCTCGTCACTGACCGTAGTACCCGTCTTAATGCTCAGTCTGGTGTTATCTTACAGTGAAAAACGAAAGTGAGAGCAGCTGAAGCCCGAACATTTTGTCCCGGTCAGTCAGAGGGTTTGGACCGGGAGCCACCATGTCTGGATCCGAGTGTCCCCCGGTGGTCGTGGAGGGGGACTGGAGTCCGGCTCAGACCAAAACCGTGAagaacaaactgctgcttcacttccaGAGCAAGAAGAAGTCAAACGGAGCAGACTGtagggtggaggtggaggacgGAGCTCCGAGAGCCGCAGTTTACTTCAGGGCACCGGAGGGTGAGTCTGAGCCAGCAAACAGCTGAACAGTGACTGAGCAGGTTTCTGTCAGGACTGAGgccatttaaaaactgaaagttCATCTTTAATGTTAATCTGATTTTGAAACAATTTAAAATCATCAGCAGAAGGTTTTGAATTTCCATAAAACCCAACAGGTCTGAGTTTAGTCGCAGCACTGTCTGCTCTGCACCTCCCCCCGGCCACCGCCTTTCCTCTGTATTAGTCCACTGATCACAATGAAGAGTGAACAAAGAGCAGGATCCAGCTTCACTAAGTTATTTTAACCTTATAAATATTACAATCAACTCACACTTGTAAAGCAAAAGGTTAAGGTGAATTATATAAGGTGATGGTAACTTATGACATAATTTATCATCTATTTATCATAACATCTTTATCAAAACTCATGCTCAGAATAACAAGATTACTTTCACCATTCTGTCTATTTGCAGTAAAAGAGAGAGTCCTCAAGAAGGAGAGTCATGAAATCGTTGTGGCAAATCAATCGATGAAGTTACGGCTGATTTCTCCAACAGTGAGTCATGTTTTAAAGCTGTCTTCTGTTCCTGCTTAGGAAG is part of the Anabas testudineus chromosome 9, fAnaTes1.2, whole genome shotgun sequence genome and encodes:
- the LOC113150079 gene encoding protein mono-ADP-ribosyltransferase PARP14-like — protein: MCSVSADAVVNSANEELQHLGGLSLALLRAAGPQLQKTSDDYIAKNGRLSIGAAIVTDAGDLPCKYIVHTVGPRFSDFDQSTAVKHLKQAVQESLRQAKRVECSSIALPAISSGVFGFPVDLCADTIAEAVREYCDDPQGVGLLTEIQLVDNNDNTIKALASAVNKVFSDFEPIMMEPLQEEEDSSSEMMELTTAEGLKIRLCRGNIQDQTTDVIVNTIGDNMNLNQGAVSKALLQAAGPNLQSAVNSEAKAPVLQHGDVVITKGFELSCQKVFHSVCPAWDNGEGAAEEVLIRIIRFCLEQAEKFELASLSIPAIGTGNLHFPRDLVSRVLLNEIHSYSHRRTPFHLREVLIVVHPSDSPTVDCFSREFKRQAVKRKIRRKSARKSNLFSGLSSFFAGLRGRLSNTADPALERKDSDCAVLDMCADNEKNLSQAKRRITDLICD